A window of Sphaeramia orbicularis chromosome 8, fSphaOr1.1, whole genome shotgun sequence genomic DNA:
TGAGTTCCACTCTGAGCTGTTTTTTTTGGGAATTGTGGTGCATTCACACACGTCTCCAATGTCATTCTACTGTTCAGTCGCCCAACATTTGTAGGTGATACAAGCCTCAAGCAATTGTTCGACTATGCTTGTCCTATTTGTTATAGGGAAGGAGGTTGAATTATTGGCAAATCTTTGAAACCTGTCGTTTTTAAACCTGTGCTACATTTATAGCTGTTCAGAGAAATGTAATTGTCATTTtctttctattgtttttttttaaagtgttattTCCAGGGACTATAGGTTTGAAGTGAAACAGTTTAATCCAGCTGACACCTGAGTCTGTGCCTCTGGCCTCCTTATCACCTAGTGACTATATTCCTCCTTTTGTGTTAAACTCCTCCTTCATTCCTCCTTTTCTCCTCTCCCTATCTTCTCCTTTCTTCTCTTCGTCACATTATATCCCTGCTCCTTTCCTTTTACCTTACTCTCCCTTTGTTTTTTCTTGTCACCTTTTCCCCCCTCATCCtcccttctttgtcttcttcctccCAGGTTCCTCTTCtctagttgattttttttttttttttttttgtcttttacctcCCTCATCACTTCTCACACATCTTTCAATACATCTTGGTCTCCATCTTTTTTCTACTCCCCATGAATGGAGCTGCTTGTTTATTGGCGTTTTAGTTCATTTCTAAGGTAATAGCAGCTAGTCATGTACACTAGAACAGTGGGAGCAACCATAAGCATTTTCATGGATAAAACCATCCTAAAAAGTTGTCCTTATAGAATTTATTCTAGAGATGTTGTTCTCAGATATTCTGTTATCATGGTAAATgcatcaattgttaattgttgcTAAAAGGTGAGTGAGCTAACATCAGAAAACAAAGCATCACATTAGCATGAAGAACTAAACCATCAACCGCTGGGCTGtcctgataaagtcacttttagaATTGGGTTTTAAGAGTGAAATAAATGTGTAAAACGTCATTCCCTAACCCGTCTTTTCTTCTTGTCCTTAGATGAGATAGCGTTCCTGGAGGGGATGACCATTGTCTATAAGAGCAGTATAGATCTGTTCTTCTATGTGGTGGGAAGTGCTCAAGAGAACGAGGTAAGGAATGAGGTGAATTTAGCCTCAttcactgtttttttgtgtcCGTTAAGGTCACATGCAGTTAGCTATGGTCGCCAACACGTCAGCCAAGTCTTGACAAGGTGCTTTTTGTTGGGTGTGTCTTAAAAATCCTATGacctaaaatgtatgaaaaagcatgtaagtaataataataataattttgcttgattattattattattattattattattatcatcgtcATTATAACTCAGATATTTATATTAGCTATACTTATATAACTAATGCTGGTTAGCACGCTAACCAGCTAACCTTAATCCATCTCATTCTGCcaatttttaacctttaaaaGTATAATACATAAATATTGTACATTTGAAAACCTCAGAATCATTAGTTCATGTACTTTGTTGAATTGTGTACTTACCATGTATTTCTTCTGATTAAATTTTAAGGgtaatctgtattttttttcccaatatgaCTGCCTGTTTTATGTGGCATTTGTATCACATACCTTTGAAGTGCTACATATAGCTATATATTGATGTCCTTGTCTTTAtatgtacagggtgaggaagcaaaatttacaatgaacatttagttgttttttctcagcaggcactacgtcaattgttttgaaaccaaacatatattgatgtcataatcatacctaacactattatccatatcttttcagaaacttttgcccatatgagtaatcaggaaagcaaacgtcaaagagtgtgtgatttgctgaatgcactcgtcacaccaaaggagatttcaaaaatagttggagtgtccataaagactgtttataatgtaaagaagagaatgactatgagcaaaactattacgagaaagtctggaagatactattgaagaagaatgggagaagttgtcacccgaatatttgaggaacacttgcgcaagtttcaggaagcgtgtgacggcagttattgagaaagaaggaggacacatagaataaaaacattttctattatgtcaattttcttgtggtaaataaattctcatgactttcaagaaactaattggtcatacactgtctttcaatccctgcctcaaaatattgtaaattttgcttccccaccctatagaaATAATGCTTTTTTAGTTATTCTCCATTTTGTAATCCAGTAGAGAACTTGCATATTGATATGGTAAATTGACATTTAATGCATCTTAAATCTTACTGAAAGTTTAACATGTCTAGGGAttggaatcgagaaccggttctttttgagaaccagctCTCAGTATCTCGATTCcatggaatcatttgcctgcctgcttaatgattctgcttatcgattctgccttcgttgcacatgcgtgatgatgtcacacacaggctgcattgttttggtcagaatgtggccAACATGGCATCAAGGCAGAAATCCTCCAAAGTATGTCTATGTTTCTGGtgtaaagatgacaccagggccacttggaacacttgcaaagcttccatttcttcaaagagTGAAATAcctccagtatgctcaaacatttgtccacagcatgcaattcatttgcaggaatctCACATAATTAATCCGCTACTTAgcaacacttgtgaatctagtggcagagcaaaGACCAGGGTGTCATCTGGgcccggttctggtgcgggcaacaaacgtcctgccccttcaaataaaagtttccaaaggtagggaaaaggaattgagcacaacaatgggagacatagaggaattagtaaagcatcttaagctTCAGTTTCACTGtacggtgccccccccccccacctccaaacCGGGCAtgacatcatctgttattattatttgtgcatactgtatatgttatattttctgtgcagaatggaaatatagaagacatttaaaacaaacaaacccattggtactcttttattccttcacccaatgagaatcaataaagaatcagatcgataagcaaaatagaaaatggaatcggaatcgataaactcttatcgattcccatccctgaaCATGTCTCTTCTCTCTGGTGCATGAGGCTAACATCGAAAGCTTGGTATTTTTTGGTGATGATTGACAATTTTGTTGCATTGCTTGTCTTTTGTCTTGTTTCTGTGTTTAGCTGATGTTGATGTCGGTTCTCAACTGCCTCTTCGACTCCCTCAGTCAAATCCTCAGGTACATCATCAAGTATGATTGAAGCATGAGCGTGTATTTGAATGGATTATTGGGTATATGAATCATATTTTCTATCTGGACAAACTACAGCCAGCTCCTACAATATTACAGTTGTTGTtatctgttatttttttgtcatgaCTGTATCCTATGCACAATCAAGGCTGATGGGATTCAACACACTTAAAGCTAACTTTAACTTCCGTCCATGAAAGCCCTAACCCTCAGGGACATAATGAGCCTCCAGGCTGAACTTAATGTAAAATTCAGCAGCAGTGTGTATTACTCATAATTGGTTTGAATGATGTAAAAAAGATGGTTAGTGCcagtttttagatatttatttaaCATATTACAAGATTAGCTTGCTGTGtgttttgctgtgtgtgtgtgcatgcatgttacACACCAGCTCCCTCACTGTTGACTGCAACATTATCGGCCAAACAGCAGCTGATGCGGTTGCTATGGTAACCGATGCAGTAGCAATGCAGTGTGAGCGACAGAGACACTGAGagattatattattatacagtaTTATACAGGCTATTTAAAGTTTCATTGTGCAATATGTAAATGTTACCAAAAAATCAGTTTAAGCTCCTTGTTGTATAATCGGTTCATTTTCAACTTGACTAGAGACTGGAGGAAAGATTTAGACCAATTTTGACCCGTTCCATCATGCACATCTACACAGAAAGAAATTACACCTGACTCATTTAATCATCACTTCTGTAGTAAATGTCACAAGGTATGATAGTAATAATTGTCAATTGGACAATTTGCTGGACTGTTGGACCATCTTCATGTGTAAAACCACCATGGGAGGCCACCAGATCCTCCACCAAAAAGATTTTAGGGGTAATGTGACTTCCAGAGCTCATGTTTATTAAATAGGctatatttttttcctgacagacagctcaacTGTAGCTTTGGTTTAAAAGTTACACAAACAAGACCATCAAACACTTCTGTTACACAAATGTGTTGTGAATTTTAGCGCTAGCATTCATTTGACAAATCTTACCCATTATCCCCACTCTACCACATCTCCCCGCTCTTtgtcaaatatggtcacttctggatcCACCAGTGTTCAAGTAACAGCTGTACGTTTTTAGAAACATAACTTAATTGCTGCAGATGCAAGGTTGACATTACACTGTTATGTCTCAAATGTTTGGTGAGTAGAATTAGATGAACCTAAGGCACAGATGCAGAGGAAGTGGTTACTAAGATTAAAGATTAAAAATATGTTTGTTAATCATTTCTAGTATGCCTTTCTTTAAATTTACACACAGAACAACATTAAGGACTATTTTATGCTTATTTGACAAgttacaggcttttttttttttttggatactgTTGTTACTGTGCAGCCTGTATCAAGATGAGATACTTTAACTGATTTTGGTCTGTTAAACTTATTATCTAACACATCCCATTACTGATATGTATGCTAAACTAGGATAAATAAATACCTGTTGGTTCTGCACCAACATAAATTAGACTGACATCAGCTGTGTTTCTGTTACATGTGTGTATATCTGGAACAACAGAGACCAAATCCTTCCTTTGTCTCATCCATCAAAAAGACACTTATGGTGTCGTTTATTCACTTCAAACCTAGTCTGGGAAACACACCTAACtcagattttttaatgtttttggagCATTTCAATTCAGTTATGTAGAAATACAGTTAATGATGTGTTTGTGATATATGCAGCAATAAAGTAATTAAATGGAGTTCTTATATTGTTGGACTCATTTCAGACGTCAGGGATTAAATGACACTAATGGTTGTGGTTGTGTTTGCAGGAAAAATGTGGAGCGTAGATGTTTATTAGACAACATGGAAGGGGTGTTCTTGGTGGTGGATGAAATTATTGATGGAGGGTAAGACAGAAATCATGTCATTTATTAAAGGTGAAATATTTTGTTCTGTAAAAATGTTAAATTGCAGCACTTTCTGAATGTAGATTAAACTGTTTGATTGATAAAATATCAATCAGCAACTTCAGTCTATTCTGCTCATTTCTGATTGGTTGGCTTTTATCCTGTTGCCAGGGTGATTCTTGAGAGTGACCCCCAGCAAGTCCTACAGAAGGTCAACTACAGGGTGAGATTTACTGATCTGAGTCATCAGATGAAATCACATGAATAAGTATTATTAGTTTAAAGCATTGGGGCTGGGGCTACATCTTTCAATCTGTAGATTCTCATTGGCTCCTTGTCTCGTCCTACCTGCtttacctgtctctctctctctctgtctctctctgtctctgtctgattGGTGTCAGCTGATGTCAGAGCCAGCCTATGGCTTTGTCCTGTTTGATTACATCACCGGTAACCTAGAGGGACAAACAGAAAGAAGCCAGCTactgtagacagacagacagacagagggtgagACAGGCATGTAGTGAGACAGATACTGAAATAAGAATGAGTGAGACTGAGAAAGTAAGAGGATGAAGGCGAAGTGGGCGAGACAGCTGAGGTAAATGCACGGTGAGACTAACAGAGTGGTTTTACAGAACAACACTAGTacttttctaaatgtttttttcaacagtGTTACAGAACTATTTTCAGTGAAGGCCTGTGTGTGGATCATAAACCCACCAGCCTCTGAGGAAATCTATAAAAACAGATCCCAAATGTAAAGAATCATGTACATTTCAAAGAGACTGAGTCATTCCTTAAAGGTACAAGATGTAATATGTGCATGTTCTTACCCTGAGTCTCTTGTGTTTGTATGACAACCTTAACAAGTTTGGACAATTGGTGATTTttactttttgctgtattttcatgttatttttcggCTAACAATAGCGTGCTAACCATTAGCAGGCCAGACTCGCATGTAAACATCACTGTAGATGGGCGTAGAAATGGTTAAAGCTGCAGAGCTCATTAAAAGGCAGAGGTATATGATTGCATTTGTTGCAGGTAATCATATTAGTCTCTTTAAATGTGATCTGTAACAAATGATTGATTTCATTACTGTTGCTGTTTACATCTGTCTATCAGTCCTTACTGATAAAAGGCGGGTTCTGAACATCCATTGGCTGAACAACCTCAGTGACATCAGTTGGCACCAAATGTCAAGCAGCAAAATTCATACAGTCGAGTGCTGCAGGGGTGACATATCTGTCGGCTAAACCAGAAGTTAATATAAACCTGGTTCCTCCATCAAACAGCAAGTGGGATTTTCCTTTTGGCTGATGTTCTAATGGATTATCTCAAGGAACTGTCTACATCGATAGATGTCCGACACTGCATCATCTGACTAAATACAAGCAATGTGGGATACAGCTGAGCTGAGTCTGGTATTTGTACATTGTCCTTACCTGTTAAAACTGCTTATGCTTCCAGTCATGGCTTTAAAAGTAAAATTCAGAGGTTGTATAAAGCAGTTTTTAAGCAGTTTTGGGAAAACAGAGAAGCCACTAAGCCAAGTGCATAACCAACCTGTGTACATTTTATTGACATTTATCTTAGTCTGCTTGTCAAGTATTTACCAAAAGGTAGCACAAGCTAGCACCTGCAGAAGCTTAATATCTATACATCTGCATCTTTGTACCAGTTTGTTAAAGAAGAACAAGTGTGTTTCAGCTCATCATGGTTAGTGTATTAGTGCAGGTTGCGATCCAGTCACAACTGAGTAGAACATCCCTCTGGCCTCATCTATTTTAGCTTCAACTTGTCCATTGACATTTAGATTATTGCAGATGATAaatcttctttgtttttgatttCGATTAATTTTGAAGTTTCAATGAAAAACTGAAGTGAGATGtgaacataaatgaacaaacacaacCTTTGTGTGTCTACACCGTCACCCCCCTGCCCCCCAGCTTTAACATGCACTTTGATTTCACATGCTTAGTTCTACAAAATCCTCACCTCTTAGTGTGATCTTATCCTAGTGAACAGAACAGTTTCCAAGAGCAAACACAATatggttgtaaatgtgttatagtGAGTAGATGAGTTTTTGTATTCAGTGTTTAGTAACTTATTAACACAAATCACATTGTAGAAATGCTTCAAAATTTATGAGTAgcgcatttatttatgtattttaacgCTAAAACTTCTGTTAAACACATATGTTGTTTCAGACAGTGAACCAAAAATTAATTTAGAGACAAGAAATTGCAAAATCTAATTCATGACCAGGTGTTAATACTCATCACTGCAGCACTTTGTTACACAGTGAATGAATATGTAAAACTACATTTCCTCTAGAGTACACGTCTGCTACAGCTTCATTCTTTGCCACATCATTCACTGTCTGACATGGTTCAAAGATTATAATAATGAACCATGGCATCCTGACATTGACTCTAACATTGCTAAGCAACTTTGCCATCCAGTGTCATGTCCAGCAGCTGTCAGCACCTCTGAGGCTCTGCTTTGGTCTTTTTATGGTATGAGGTAGGAAAAATCCAGTGGAGACACCAAGCATGTGTGCAGTGTTTTCCAGAGAAACTGTAGATGCAGAAAACTTCTAATctgagctgtgattggctgaaCACTCTGCTGTGCTCTGCTTGGATACCGTGTGTATAGTGTC
This region includes:
- the copz2 gene encoding coatomer subunit zeta-2 isoform X3; this encodes MDSTSPEPSLYTVKAVFILDNDGNRLLSKYYDPELYPSMKEQKNFERNVFNKTHKADNEIAFLEGMTIVYKSSIDLFFYVVGSAQENELMLMSVLNCLFDSLSQILRKNVERRCLLDNMEGVFLVVDEIIDGGVILESDPQQVLQKVNYRADENPLSEQSVAQVLQSAKEQIKWSILK
- the copz2 gene encoding coatomer subunit zeta-2 isoform X2, with product MDSTSPEPSLYTVKAVFILDNDGNRLLSKYYDPELYPSMKEQKNFERNVFNKTHKADNEIAFLEGMTIVYKSSIDLFFYVVGSAQENELMLMSVLNCLFDSLSQILRKNVERRCLLDNMEGVFLVVDEIIDGGVILESDPQQVLQKVNYRLMSEPAYGFVLFDYITGNLEGQTERSQLL